A window of the Rhodoflexus caldus genome harbors these coding sequences:
- a CDS encoding DUF2147 domain-containing protein has protein sequence MKKWRNLTLMVIATICCYVFAGAYANDKHADSVIGVWKTGSGKGMVRIYKEGDKYYGKIVWLKEPNDENGKPKVDKNNGDESLRNRPLLGLVNLRDFVYKGNKVWEDGRIYDPENGNDYSCEMKLTDENTLEVRGFIGVSLFGRTDVWKRQVKKN, from the coding sequence ATGAAAAAATGGAGAAACTTAACATTGATGGTGATAGCAACCATCTGCTGTTACGTATTTGCCGGTGCATATGCCAATGACAAACACGCCGACTCGGTAATTGGCGTTTGGAAAACCGGCTCGGGCAAAGGCATGGTACGCATCTACAAAGAAGGCGACAAGTACTACGGCAAAATTGTGTGGCTGAAAGAACCCAACGATGAGAACGGCAAACCCAAAGTAGATAAAAACAACGGCGATGAGTCGTTGAGAAACCGCCCGTTGTTGGGGCTGGTAAACCTGCGCGATTTTGTTTACAAAGGCAACAAAGTGTGGGAGGACGGCCGAATCTACGACCCCGAAAACGGCAATGATTACAGTTGTGAAATGAAACTCACCGATGAAAACACCCTTGAAGTACGTGGTTTTATCGGGGTGTCGCTGTTCGGCAGAACAGATGTATGGAAACGTCAGGTGAAGAAAAACTAA
- a CDS encoding DUF6268 family outer membrane beta-barrel protein — protein sequence MQFRISLLATQAARAVMLLVCFLFTVRLSMAQTDTTKVEDNFDEYGEYGDDESVKRYCTQKVQFLSPTKLISIGYELQLPQTIETTFKPFLAGIPGTVPSEGNRSASFLSHGLRLGANFPVISRSSIIVNLGVNYYESRMQFENEATVNNAMHRALQEKGLRTTGLMATVFKPLNEKNFVIVAANADLNGNYNFSDLQPLNTTRYSVLGIYGWKKSDKLMWGLGWARTYRLGEVNNTVPLLMYNRTFNDRWGIEALLPARLNVRRNFSPTSLLLLGYELEGNSYHIRSRASDPFSQRINGAEIRRSELKVRLTYEQQISGFIWLSAQAGLRMNANFNVSATENAPRREYIVENTLTNPLFFAFSINLVSP from the coding sequence ATGCAATTCAGAATCAGCTTGTTGGCAACACAGGCAGCACGTGCTGTTATGCTGCTTGTGTGCTTTTTATTTACCGTCCGCCTGTCAATGGCACAAACCGACACAACCAAAGTTGAGGACAATTTTGACGAATACGGCGAATATGGCGACGATGAAAGCGTAAAGCGCTATTGTACACAAAAAGTACAATTCCTCAGCCCGACCAAACTCATCAGCATAGGCTATGAGTTGCAGTTGCCGCAAACCATTGAAACTACTTTCAAACCTTTTCTGGCAGGTATCCCCGGCACGGTACCTTCGGAGGGCAACCGCAGTGCTTCGTTTCTTTCGCACGGCTTGCGCTTGGGCGCAAACTTTCCCGTAATTTCACGCAGCAGCATTATTGTCAATCTGGGTGTAAACTACTACGAAAGCCGTATGCAGTTTGAAAATGAAGCGACCGTAAACAATGCCATGCACCGTGCTTTGCAGGAAAAAGGTTTGCGCACAACCGGACTGATGGCAACGGTTTTCAAGCCGCTCAACGAAAAAAACTTTGTCATAGTAGCAGCCAATGCCGACCTGAACGGCAACTATAACTTCTCTGACCTGCAACCACTGAATACTACCCGCTACAGCGTATTGGGTATTTACGGTTGGAAAAAGTCTGATAAACTCATGTGGGGCTTAGGCTGGGCGCGCACCTATCGCTTGGGCGAAGTAAACAACACCGTTCCCCTGCTGATGTACAACCGCACTTTCAACGACCGCTGGGGCATAGAAGCATTGCTGCCTGCCCGACTGAACGTGCGCAGAAACTTTTCACCAACCTCGCTGTTGCTGTTGGGCTATGAGTTGGAAGGTAACTCCTACCATATCCGCAGCCGTGCGAGCGACCCCTTCAGCCAGCGCATCAACGGTGCAGAAATACGCCGCTCCGAGTTGAAGGTTCGCCTGACTTACGAGCAGCAAATCTCCGGATTCATCTGGCTCTCGGCACAAGCAGGCTTGCGCATGAATGCAAATTTCAACGTATCGGCAACGGAAAATGCTCCGCGCCGCGAGTATATTGTAGAAAATACACTCACCAATCCGTTGTTTTTTGCGTTCAGTATCAATCTGGTAAGCCCATGA
- the glmS gene encoding glutamine--fructose-6-phosphate transaminase (isomerizing): MCGIVAYIGPRQAYPVLLKGLKRLEYRGYDSAGIALINDDNQLKVYKRKGKVAELEESLTGIPLAANIGIGHTRWATHGEPSDRNAHPHISQSGKIAMIHNGIIENYAQIKQELLNKGYRFHSDTDTEVLLNFIDDIREQNHCPLEEAVRIALKRVVGAYVIVLLDIENPDTLIAARKGSPLVIGIGKGEHFLASDASPILEYSKEVVYVNDYQVAIIKSDELILKNLGNERQTPFITKLDMDLAAIEKGGYDHFMIKEIFEQPTTVFDCLRGRLDAGLGLITLSGIEQNLETLTQARRIIIVACGTSWHAGLVGEYLIEELCRIPVEVEYASEFRYRNPVVGEGDVILAVSQSGETADTLVAIEKAKENGAFIYGIVNVVGSSIARVSHTGTYTHAGPEIGVASTKAFTAQLTVITLFALRLALAKGTISRERFLSLCNELSVIPDKIAQILDNAAAVEAIAQRYKDARDFLYLGRGNNFPIALEGALKLKEISYIHAEGYPAGEMKHGPIALVDDALPVVFVATKDAVHEKVVSNMQEIKARRGRVIAILTEGDDFTAQLCEAHIAIPETDELLTPLLSVIPMQLLAYYIGVAKDLDVDKPRNLAKSVTVE, from the coding sequence ATGTGCGGAATCGTTGCATACATCGGGCCACGTCAGGCCTACCCTGTTTTACTGAAAGGTTTAAAGCGTTTAGAATATCGCGGTTATGACAGCGCAGGCATTGCACTCATAAATGATGATAATCAACTCAAAGTTTACAAGCGCAAAGGCAAAGTGGCGGAGTTGGAAGAAAGCCTGACCGGCATACCATTAGCCGCCAACATCGGTATCGGACATACACGCTGGGCTACTCACGGCGAGCCGAGCGACCGTAACGCTCACCCGCATATTTCGCAAAGCGGCAAAATTGCCATGATTCACAACGGCATTATTGAAAATTACGCCCAAATCAAGCAGGAGTTGCTCAACAAAGGCTATCGCTTCCACAGCGACACCGACACCGAAGTTCTGCTCAACTTTATTGATGATATCCGCGAACAAAATCACTGCCCGCTGGAAGAAGCCGTGCGCATTGCGCTCAAACGCGTTGTAGGGGCTTATGTAATCGTGCTGCTGGATATAGAAAACCCCGATACGCTGATTGCCGCACGTAAAGGCAGCCCGTTGGTTATCGGCATTGGCAAAGGCGAACACTTTTTGGCCTCCGATGCTTCCCCTATTCTGGAATACAGCAAAGAGGTGGTCTATGTAAACGACTATCAAGTAGCCATCATCAAATCCGATGAGTTGATTCTCAAAAACTTAGGTAATGAACGTCAGACACCTTTCATCACCAAGTTGGACATGGATTTGGCAGCCATTGAAAAAGGCGGCTACGACCATTTCATGATTAAGGAAATTTTTGAGCAACCCACCACCGTTTTTGACTGTCTGCGCGGTCGCTTAGATGCCGGTCTGGGGCTCATTACCCTAAGCGGGATTGAGCAAAACCTCGAAACACTCACACAGGCACGTCGGATTATCATTGTTGCTTGCGGCACCAGTTGGCACGCCGGTTTAGTGGGTGAATACCTGATTGAAGAGCTCTGCCGAATCCCCGTAGAAGTAGAATACGCCTCTGAGTTTCGCTACCGCAATCCGGTAGTGGGTGAAGGTGATGTGATTCTGGCAGTCAGCCAAAGCGGAGAAACCGCCGACACACTGGTTGCAATAGAAAAAGCCAAAGAAAACGGCGCTTTTATCTACGGCATCGTAAACGTTGTGGGTAGCTCCATTGCAAGGGTCTCACATACAGGCACTTACACCCATGCAGGCCCCGAAATAGGCGTAGCTTCCACCAAAGCATTCACCGCCCAACTGACCGTCATTACCCTTTTTGCACTGCGGTTGGCACTTGCCAAAGGCACTATCAGCCGTGAGCGCTTTCTTTCGCTTTGCAACGAACTTTCGGTCATTCCCGACAAAATTGCACAGATTCTGGACAATGCGGCTGCCGTTGAAGCAATTGCGCAGCGCTACAAAGACGCGCGCGACTTTCTGTATCTGGGGCGCGGCAATAACTTCCCCATCGCGCTCGAAGGTGCACTTAAACTCAAAGAAATCAGCTACATACACGCCGAAGGCTATCCGGCGGGAGAAATGAAACATGGCCCCATTGCCTTGGTGGACGATGCCCTGCCCGTTGTTTTTGTGGCCACCAAAGATGCGGTACATGAAAAAGTAGTCAGCAATATGCAGGAAATCAAAGCCCGCAGAGGCAGAGTAATCGCCATATTGACCGAAGGCGACGACTTTACGGCTCAACTTTGCGAAGCACACATTGCCATACCTGAAACAGACGAACTGCTCACTCCGCTACTCTCCGTTATTCCGATGCAACTGCTGGCCTATTACATCGGCGTAGCCAAAGATTTGGACGTAGACAAGCCCCGCAACCTCGCCAAATCGGTAACGGTGGAATAA
- the prmC gene encoding peptide chain release factor N(5)-glutamine methyltransferase — MTNAKSILQHLRQELRDIYEPQEADSIANWLMEDFFGLRPVDVIAGKAPDLQGFDKWSEALPLLRQHMPVQYVLGYGWFAGQRFAVGEGVLIPRSETEQLVQMADDFLGSLAVRQPVIADLCTGTGCIAHSLALRYPQAEVYAIDNSPQALYYAHLNARRLGVKTVIREADVLSDTLAELLPLCDVLVSNPPYVRQSEQAQMHARVLDFEPPYALFVADDEPLIFYEAIARTAWQCLKSSGWLGVEINEALGETTAAVFRAKGFADVAVQQDLHGKDRFVVARKP, encoded by the coding sequence TTGACAAACGCGAAGAGTATTTTACAGCATCTTAGGCAGGAACTGCGCGACATCTACGAACCGCAAGAAGCTGACAGCATCGCCAATTGGCTCATGGAAGATTTTTTCGGGCTGCGACCTGTTGATGTGATTGCAGGCAAAGCGCCTGATTTACAGGGTTTTGACAAATGGAGTGAGGCGCTTCCTTTATTACGGCAACACATGCCCGTGCAGTATGTGTTGGGTTATGGTTGGTTTGCAGGGCAGCGGTTTGCCGTAGGGGAGGGCGTACTAATTCCCCGCTCGGAAACAGAGCAATTGGTACAAATGGCCGATGATTTTTTAGGCAGTCTTGCCGTCCGGCAACCTGTCATTGCAGATTTATGCACCGGAACGGGTTGCATTGCGCACAGCCTTGCCTTGCGCTATCCGCAGGCAGAGGTTTATGCGATTGACAACAGCCCGCAGGCCTTGTATTATGCGCATTTGAACGCACGCCGATTAGGCGTGAAAACGGTTATCCGAGAGGCGGATGTGCTATCCGATACCCTTGCGGAGTTGTTGCCTCTTTGCGATGTGTTAGTGAGCAATCCGCCGTATGTGCGGCAAAGCGAGCAGGCGCAGATGCACGCCCGCGTGTTGGATTTTGAACCGCCGTATGCACTTTTTGTGGCGGACGATGAACCGCTTATATTCTATGAGGCCATTGCCCGAACCGCTTGGCAATGCCTGAAAAGCAGCGGGTGGCTGGGTGTAGAAATTAATGAAGCACTGGGTGAAACAACGGCGGCAGTTTTTCGCGCCAAGGGGTTTGCAGACGTTGCCGTGCAACAGGATTTGCACGGCAAAGACCGCTTTGTGGTAGCAAGGAAACCATAA
- a CDS encoding BamA/TamA family outer membrane protein, whose product MNHLASKILFLFFFLWYAGSALASDTLKITKLFQPKEKDGLLILPLLYSTPDTRLAYGAVGFYYFRIGDDEDKNRLSYVKLLTDYTQNRQLDIWSSWNIFLKDEAWLLRGEARYRNFPDRFYGIGNQSPAGNPELYSYDILNARLTAMRQFWDKIYAGIDYQIANLHNFRVEAAGILRSQNITGSSGGVNGGAGLIFLIDSRDNVVNASRGTFLDVGIYAYGKALAGDFSYRNLTVNFSRYHRIGKKDVIAYQILANFNFGNPPFLMLAAAGNDDILRGYARNRFRDLNFAGTQVEYRRHLFWRIGAVAFAGIGDVFKTPSDVNLQTLKYSYGGGLRLALNRKEQLNLRLDYGFGRHNQGLYFSIAEAF is encoded by the coding sequence ATGAATCATCTGGCTTCAAAAATACTCTTTCTGTTTTTCTTCTTGTGGTATGCAGGCAGCGCGCTGGCCTCTGATACCCTGAAAATTACCAAACTTTTTCAGCCCAAAGAAAAAGACGGGTTGCTAATTCTGCCACTGCTTTACTCCACCCCCGACACGCGGTTGGCCTATGGCGCTGTGGGCTTCTATTATTTCCGCATTGGCGATGACGAAGACAAAAACCGCCTGTCCTACGTGAAACTGCTTACCGACTACACCCAAAACAGGCAGTTAGACATCTGGTCGTCATGGAATATTTTTTTAAAAGATGAGGCATGGCTGCTGCGTGGCGAAGCCCGTTACCGCAACTTCCCTGACCGATTCTACGGCATTGGCAATCAGAGCCCTGCCGGCAATCCCGAATTGTACAGCTACGATATTCTCAATGCCCGCCTGACTGCCATGCGCCAATTTTGGGATAAAATATATGCAGGCATTGACTATCAAATCGCCAACTTGCACAATTTCAGAGTAGAAGCAGCAGGAATTTTGCGCAGTCAAAATATTACAGGCAGCAGCGGAGGCGTTAACGGAGGTGCAGGACTGATTTTTCTGATAGATTCACGCGATAACGTTGTGAATGCCTCGCGAGGTACTTTTTTGGATGTGGGTATCTATGCCTACGGCAAAGCACTTGCCGGAGATTTCTCTTACCGCAATTTGACGGTTAATTTTTCCCGCTACCACCGTATCGGTAAAAAAGATGTGATTGCCTATCAGATATTGGCTAATTTCAATTTCGGGAATCCGCCTTTCCTGATGCTGGCCGCGGCAGGCAATGACGACATCCTGCGCGGATATGCTCGCAACCGCTTTCGCGACCTGAATTTTGCAGGCACACAGGTAGAGTATCGTCGCCATTTGTTTTGGCGCATAGGGGCTGTGGCTTTTGCAGGCATCGGCGATGTTTTCAAAACACCCTCCGATGTGAATTTGCAAACACTCAAATACAGCTACGGCGGCGGGCTGCGCTTAGCCCTCAACCGAAAAGAGCAACTCAACCTGCGCTTGGATTACGGATTCGGCCGACACAATCAAGGCTTGTATTTTTCCATTGCCGAAGCGTTTTAG